A region of Leclercia adecarboxylata DNA encodes the following proteins:
- the ribB gene encoding 3,4-dihydroxy-2-butanone-4-phosphate synthase, giving the protein MNQTLLSSFGTSTDRVEHALAALREGRGVMVLDDEDRENEGDMIFAAETMTVEQMALTIRHGSGIVCLCITEDRRKQLDLPMMVENNTSAYGTGFTVTIEAASGVTTGVSAADRVTTVRAAIADGAKPSDLNRPGHVFPLRAQPGGVLTRGGHTEATIDLVTLAGFKPAGVLCELTNDDGSMARAPECIDFAVKHNMAVVTIEDLVAYRQANERKAS; this is encoded by the coding sequence ATGAATCAGACGCTCCTTTCCTCTTTCGGTACCTCTACTGACCGTGTTGAGCATGCGCTTGCTGCGCTTCGCGAAGGCCGCGGCGTGATGGTGCTTGACGATGAAGATCGTGAAAACGAAGGCGATATGATTTTCGCCGCCGAAACCATGACCGTTGAACAGATGGCGCTGACCATCCGTCACGGCAGCGGTATTGTTTGCCTGTGTATCACCGAAGATCGCCGTAAACAGCTGGATCTGCCTATGATGGTAGAGAACAACACCAGCGCTTACGGTACCGGTTTTACCGTTACCATCGAAGCCGCCAGCGGCGTGACCACCGGCGTCTCTGCCGCTGACCGCGTCACCACCGTGCGTGCCGCCATTGCCGATGGGGCAAAACCTTCTGACCTGAATCGCCCAGGCCATGTCTTCCCGCTGCGCGCGCAGCCGGGCGGCGTCCTGACTCGCGGCGGTCACACCGAAGCGACTATCGATCTGGTGACGCTGGCAGGCTTCAAACCCGCCGGTGTCCTGTGTGAACTGACCAATGATGATGGCTCTATGGCTCGTGCGCCGGAGTGCATCGACTTTGCGGTTAAACACAACATGGCTGTTGTGACTATCGAAGATCTGGTGGCGTATCGCCAGGCGAACGAGCGCAAAGCCAGCTGA
- the ubiK gene encoding ubiquinone biosynthesis accessory factor UbiK encodes MIDPKKIEQLARQVHESMPKGVREFGDDVEKKIRQVLQAQLMRLDLVSREEFDVQTQVLLRTREKIALLEQRLTELENRNVVDEVKPAPAIPPVDDQA; translated from the coding sequence ATGATCGACCCAAAAAAAATTGAACAACTTGCCCGCCAGGTCCATGAATCCATGCCAAAAGGCGTGCGTGAGTTTGGTGATGACGTTGAGAAAAAGATCCGCCAGGTGCTGCAGGCGCAGCTGATGCGTCTGGATCTGGTCAGCCGTGAAGAATTTGACGTGCAGACGCAGGTGCTGTTGCGCACCCGCGAGAAGATTGCCCTGCTGGAGCAGCGCCTGACCGAGCTGGAAAACCGTAATGTTGTTGATGAAGTAAAACCGGCCCCGGCGATCCCACCGGTGGACGATCAGGCTTAA
- the hldE gene encoding bifunctional D-glycero-beta-D-manno-heptose-7-phosphate kinase/D-glycero-beta-D-manno-heptose 1-phosphate adenylyltransferase HldE: MKVTLPEFERAGVMVVGDVMLDRYWYGPTSRISPEAPVPVVKVDTIEERPGGAANVAMNIASLGAHSRLVGLTGIDDAARALSKTLADVNVKCDFVSVPTHPTITKLRVLSRNQQLIRLDFEEGFEGVDPEPLHERINQALGNIGALVLSDYAKGALASVQQMIKLARAAGVPVLIDPKGTDFERYRGATLLTPNLSEFEAVAGKCKTEDEIVERGMKIIADFDFSALLVTRSEQGMTLLQPGKAPLHMPTQAQEVYDVTGAGDTVIGVLAATLAAGNTLEEACYFANAAAGVVVGKLGTSTVSPIELENAVRGRADTGFGVMSEDELKVAVAAARKRGEKVVMTNGVFDILHAGHVSYLANARKLGDRLIVAVNSDASTKRLKGETRPVNPLEQRMIVLGALEAVDWVVSFEEDTPQRLIAGILPDLLVKGGDYKPEQIAGSEEVWANGGEVMVLNFEDGCSTTNIIKKIQKDSK; the protein is encoded by the coding sequence ATGAAAGTAACACTGCCAGAGTTTGAACGTGCTGGAGTTATGGTTGTTGGCGATGTCATGCTGGATCGCTACTGGTATGGGCCAACCAGCCGCATTTCCCCGGAAGCGCCGGTCCCGGTGGTGAAGGTGGATACCATTGAAGAGCGTCCTGGCGGCGCGGCAAACGTGGCGATGAACATTGCGTCTCTCGGCGCGCATTCCCGTCTGGTGGGCTTAACCGGCATCGATGACGCCGCACGGGCGCTGAGCAAGACGCTGGCGGATGTGAACGTCAAATGTGATTTCGTTTCTGTTCCGACGCACCCGACCATCACCAAGCTGCGCGTGCTGTCGCGCAACCAGCAGCTGATCCGCCTCGATTTTGAAGAGGGCTTTGAAGGCGTGGATCCTGAGCCGCTGCACGAGCGCATCAACCAGGCGCTGGGCAACATCGGCGCGCTGGTGCTCTCTGACTACGCGAAAGGGGCGCTGGCCAGCGTTCAGCAGATGATCAAACTGGCGCGCGCTGCCGGTGTGCCGGTGCTGATCGACCCGAAAGGCACCGACTTCGAACGCTATCGCGGGGCGACGCTGCTGACGCCTAACCTCTCTGAATTTGAAGCGGTGGCGGGTAAATGCAAAACCGAGGATGAGATTGTCGAGCGCGGCATGAAGATCATCGCCGATTTTGACTTCTCCGCCCTGCTGGTGACCCGTTCCGAGCAGGGGATGACCCTGCTGCAGCCGGGTAAAGCGCCGCTGCATATGCCCACTCAGGCGCAGGAAGTGTATGACGTCACCGGTGCGGGCGATACGGTGATTGGCGTGCTGGCGGCCACCCTGGCGGCGGGCAACACCCTGGAAGAGGCCTGCTATTTTGCTAACGCCGCTGCAGGCGTTGTGGTGGGCAAATTGGGTACCTCTACCGTTTCGCCAATCGAGCTGGAAAACGCGGTGCGCGGTCGTGCCGATACCGGTTTTGGCGTGATGAGCGAAGACGAGCTGAAAGTGGCCGTTGCCGCCGCGCGTAAGCGTGGTGAAAAAGTGGTGATGACCAACGGCGTGTTCGACATTCTGCACGCGGGTCACGTCTCTTATCTGGCGAACGCGCGCAAGCTGGGCGATCGCCTGATTGTGGCGGTGAACAGCGATGCGTCTACCAAACGTCTGAAGGGCGAAACCCGTCCGGTGAACCCGCTTGAGCAGCGGATGATCGTGCTGGGCGCGCTGGAAGCGGTGGACTGGGTCGTCTCGTTCGAAGAAGACACCCCACAGCGTCTGATTGCCGGGATCCTGCCGGATCTGCTGGTTAAGGGCGGTGACTACAAGCCTGAACAGATCGCGGGTAGCGAAGAGGTGTGGGCTAACGGCGGGGAAGTGATGGTGCTCAACTTTGAGGACGGGTGTTCAACCACCAACATCATTAAGAAGATCCAGAAAGACAGCAAGTAG